The sequence CAGTTCAGACATAGACATGTCCTGCTCATGCTGAAATCTGACTATAGCAGATCATGATTCGCTTGAATTTGTGCCTAAAGATAACAGAATAGACGGAAACAAGAATAACCTGGACCCCATGGTCAGAAGGTCACAGGATAGCTTCATGAGTCTTCATAGTGTCTTATTACCAGTGAAGATTTACCACAAGGATTCTTGCTTCTTAAATGAATACCAGGTAAAGCCACTGTCTATTCAGAAATATCTGAGGTTTAATCTGATGTCCCTTTCATCCTGCATTCCATAACACTGAGATTTAGATATGTACTCCTACACATTCATAACTAACCCCtcctgtacttaaaggggtactcgtgcatttttttccaaatcaactggtgtcagaaagtgccagatatttgtaatttaattgTATTTAAaacatttccagtcttccagtacttatcagctgctgtatgtcctgtgggaagtggtttattctttctagtctgacacagtgcagcagcaaatccccatatgaaacctcttcagctctccagactagaaaaaatacaccacttctttcaatacagcagctgataaatactggaagacactttttttttttaaagtaaattacaaatctctggtattttttggcaccagttgatttgaaagatgttttttttgctgggagtacccctttaaagcctacaTACTACTACTTTCATGCAAAAGTTTCCAAAAGATCAATAAAAAAACCTCTCTTTTCAACCAGAGAGACCACTATTCTGAGCACATCTATAAGCCTTCCAGCAATTCCCTATACTGATCGCTCTAGCAGCAGGCTACACACTTGTCAGGAAGTTTACACATCTATTCTACACACCAGGCAGGATGATGGTTACCACTTAACATTAACTTACACGGGCCGCATGCTCTCATGTCGTTGCTGGAAAGATGGCGATGGAGTTACTGCTTCTATAGCCGACTGGTTTACTCTGGCAGCAGTTTCCTGTTTTGGAAATGTATAATATTTTGCAAATgaaatttattatatatatatatatatatatatatatatatatatatattaaacataaCACACATATATCGGCTAAGGCTCCACAGGGACAAGGCAATGCATTGTACAACTGCAGTACAAATTATTGCCATAAATTCAAGATTGGGAAAGAttactttttaatgttttttttgcaaattgacAATGACCAGTTTCCAATTACTGAGATGGTTTAACCCAAATGATAGTACAGACTTTTTAGGAGGGGGGAGGCCCTTATTAGTATGGTCCCTGAAGTTGGCACCCTTGGCTTATCCCATCACTATGGAGCACACTCCCACATTGTTAAACAAGATAGAAACCCTAGTCAAGAGGTATAGACCACACTGCCTAAGGATGGATGTGAAGGGCAGTTAATGTAACAGTTAGATCTCTGTAATGATTTCTTTATCTTACACGTCTAGTTATATTTTTAGTCATCTAATAAGCCTGCAATAATAGCATGCCATAAAACTGGTTGTGTATGTGGTCGATTTGGAGCAGGTACACAGAACATTTCAAACACTGAATATTTACATtgcatacagtatagatggaaaTTCTGTTAGAATTCTGGAATAGCATCTATAATACACAGACACTTACCTCAGGATTCTCTGTTAGATATATACGTTTGGAGATGTTATTTATTGTGGAGATCCACTGCAACACAGAAACAGGGATAAAGGGTTACGGTCATAGTGAGATCACACTGCTTATTAAAGGTTACTCTGCAACTTCGCAACTTTAAGTCTGGACAATTTTTCTTGTCATGTCCCATCATATTCACCTAGCTCACAAAAGGGAAAAAGGGAAAACAGGTGCACTGCAGTCATATGGGATTTttctataggagaaaaaaaaaagcacactaTAAAAAGATGCAGATGTCCTTACCTCTTCACTGTCCTTCCTGCTTTCTGCTTGAAGAATTACTGACctacaaagaaaggaaaaatttATTATTCCAAAATATCTGCAGATAATCTTTAAAATTTTATTCTcattttatacattatatatctaaaaaaaaatgccttAAGGGTTGCACTTTATAAAGTCTCAGCCTAAGGTAAAAAAGATTATACTTATTGTTCCCTGCAGCTCTCGTTGCAGCTCCTTCCGGTCCCTCACTGTTTATCTCCTTGCTTAGGAGACAAAAATTCTGAATGGGATctgcctgctctgccaatcactgactgcagaagTGACCCACCCTTGACAGTGATTGGCCTACTGGACCGGTCCTGCCCTGCTCTCATCCAGGGGGCAGGGAAAAGAGATGAACCAGCAGGGGACCAGAAGGAGCTACAGAGGTGAAATTAAAAAGGTGGGTGCACATTTGCATGTCCCTCTTCGCTTCCTCCCATGAGAGATATGCAGACCTATGTCTGCATTTACTAAACCAAGTATATGCTGTACAATAAAAATTATGTTAGTATCTGTCAAGGATTTCATATTAAGAGAAATGTCTATTCTTATAAACCACCTTTCCAATAATTTAATATGAGCGAAAAGTAATGGACAGTGAAGTAAGACTGCTTCGCCTACATTAACCTTTATACATacagggctgggttcacactagcccCATATGGTTGTAACATTACATTCATATTGTGGTCCCAGTCTGATTAGATAAACTGACAGCTGGGCCAGGACCTGCAGCTGTAACATGGACATAAAAATACATCAATGTAAGACTATTGGACCACGCCCGAGAAGTTAATGTGATAATGCCGAACAGTAAAGTTATACAAACTTTTTTCCATCAAAGGCTGTGATTTGGAAGCAGTATCTTCGATCTTCAGAGTCCACAGCCATCACGGAGCAGTTGTCTATGTCCATCACCAGACCACCGGCTACGTCTCCCCTCGCCTGACTCATGAGATTACCTCCCTGAGTGAAGAAATATTGTCGCTCCCATGTCGAGGACACCAGCCCTGTCTTACTGAAATAGAAAAGAACATGAGGCTTAGTTGTGcagataaataaaattatattaaaatttGATTTTAAAATCCGATCATCCTGAAACTACAAAACTATAGGGTGATAGATTCCACCCAATAGGCCCCCCTTAACCTGATTTATGCAGAAGAGTAAATGGTCCCATACTTGCGTATGTTGAGGTAGCCAGCTTTCCTTGTTAAATTGCGGTTGACAGGAAGCTTCTTTGGGTCAGGGTCAGGTAAATACATGGGTTCACTTGCCACCTCCATGTCTTGGATGGTTTGCTGCATCGTCTCTATATCACTGTCCATTTCCCGACGTACgctaaaatggaaaaaataattttaataaaaaaaaaaaaaaagctctatgGTGTAGAGGTTCCTTATTCGCACGATACTCACTTCTGCACACTGGTTGCAATGTTTGACATGAATTCCTCCAACTGACCATTAAGATTCTCAGAGCCCATCTTGAAAAAACTCatctaaagaaagaaaaaaaaaaaaagatttgctgAACCAATGTGTAGGTAGATTTTATTATTAATCTAAACCACCTTACAGTGTCTTTACCTGGGCCTGCATGTATCCCAACAGTGGTTCTAATATAGCTACTTTCTTCTTGTATTGGATGGTGTTTAGTGCACAGAAGTAATGCATCATGGTCTGATGTTGCTTCTTCCTGGCCGTGTAAACGTCTTCTGTGGCTTCAAACTTGGTCTACAAGTAAAGTCAGATGTCGGCTTATTTatgaattattatttatgaagagctAACATGGCCAAATCCATGGGGCCCAAGCATTTATTTAACATCTGGAAAATTCAAATTGTAGAAAAACATTTTTAGACCACCACCCAAAGGTGACTACTATATCATCCAataactgtatacagtacacatgGTACTTATGTGGCCACCAGAACACTACCCTGTAGGCAGCAGCGTTTGGAGTTGTTGTTCCTCAACACAACATTTTCTCCAGGTTGGATGATAACCCAGAGGTGCATTAATTAAAGAGAAACGGtcaggtagaaaaaaaaagactttccAAAGGACTTATATAGCCATGAAAGCAGTGAGACTATCTTTATTGTAGttgtctggggctgtaatcacctaaaaatgctttttattgctgCTGTAAGGTGTCACAGAGGTGTGGTCAGGGCACTTCAATGCACATCTGTTCCCTAgccacgcctctatgacacttctgaGTGGTAATAAAAGGTGGGTGTGGGTGATTGCAGCCTGGACAACTACAATAAAGTAAGACATTCTCACTCATAGCTATGTATCCTTGTAAGTAGTTTGGGAAgtcttttctagctgacagttaaaggggtattccacataaTAAAATTAAAGCCTGTTGAACTCCTACCCATAACCTaatcttgtttgtaataggtttctattacatgaattgggctgtttgtctgcagcacatcctgaatctcaccctgaagctgctgaaaatcctcactgcctgattCAACCGATCCACTTCCtgctctccactcctctgtcctccccctaccTTCTGAGATCAAATTCACATGATCGGCCTATTGTCATAAAATCATGTGCTCACCTTCTCGTTCTCTCGCTTTTTGGAAAGACGGCTGTATCTGTTGATTGCTACATCGTGATCTAAAGAAGAACAAAAGCCATGAGATTACCACCAAGACATACTGAAATTTAATGTGAAGCTTCAGTGTTCCCCACTACACTTAACTTGGTCCAGCAAAATGTAGCCAACACCCAGCAGAACAGAGATCCAATAATGGTGATCAGTATATGCCACAAATTAAGAGGGTGGCTGCATATATGCATACAgttaaccccattaaagtctataaagTTATGGAAACAGCAAGACACCGAACCCCTCTTATCCAGCTAAGGTGCGACCTCCACTAATGAGACCTATATGGGATATCCCAGTAATATTGGACACAAGCTGGTAGCCCTGGGAATATTAAATCTGGGAAGGTTTTGAGTAAATAAGAATGTTCCCATACAAAGTCAACAAAGCTTTCATTGTACAGTGATTAATCTTTATTTgtgtggacacatacatgcaaTACAGAATAAATGGCATATCCTTGTCAGAAACCTCACCATAACGTTCCCACCCAATGAAATCAACTGAGTTTCTTCAAAGTTACAAAGCCCAACCCTCCCCATCTGCAGATTCCACTCCACAATGTAAAATGTTACACCGCTTGCTAAATGCCCAACACCTTGATGCACTCATACATTTTATAGAACTCCTATATTCTACTGCTGGGAACCGATTTCATGCATACATTAACCCTGATATAGCAAAACTTTCTCCACAATGCCCTTATCTGCTTCCTTATGAAGCATGTACAGCTCTATCATTCATACATAAGGCGAGCATACCATTGCTGGCAATCTGGAAAATCTCCTTTAAAGTCAGGATTTCTGTAATGTAAAACAGAGAGGAATACAGTCGCTTCAGGTTATAGAGTAATGAAGTGCAGTATATCTGAACCAGAAGAACATGCAGGGCGCGGGACGGATAGCGTTACCTTTTAAATCCCTCTCTTTAAATTGGCTAATGGGAAACATCATGGCGTCGGCCAGCTGCGTGGATAAAACTGCATGGCAGGAGCTCAGCTGTGGGCAGGAAAGAAGCCACAATGGGACAAAGCAGAGTTACATGTAATGCAGTTAGGTGGATTCTATACCttacatacacaatatatataatatatatatatatatatatatatatatatatatatatatatatatatatatatatgatctggACATATAGTCAATAGCTGTTGGCCAATCATTACTTTCCAACAaccacaacatttttattttggcACTGGTATAGCTGTTTTTCGGAGAATTGCTTGCATAATTGTCCCGTATGCCATGAGTACCCATAAAGGGGTcacctgtgatatatatgtaATAGACACTTACTTCATCAATCACTTTGGAGAACTGTTGCAAGGTTGAAGTCATCACCTCATCATCGCCCCCTAGTGGAAACCTCTGCAAATTAACAAAAACATTTAAtcacatgtaaaaaaataaatgcatacATGGCAATGGAGAATAAGACAGGTCAGCAGCAAAACTCCTAAGTCACCGTCTTTGTACTTTGCACTGAGGATATAACACACAGCAAGCAATAAAACCACATTATAGTTAGCAATAGACTCACGCATAAACAGATTAAAAAGCAAAACTGACCATgacatgaatgtttttttttttttttttttcagaaccaTACTACAGATGTAAGTAATGGCACAGTAAGGCCATGATCCATGTGTGGGATACATGGATTGTGGCCTGATTACAGCAGAAACAACATAATACAATATAAAAACTACCAGAAATCTATCTTTTTTAATATTATCCCCAGCAAACCAGCCATCTTTTGTCTGTCtctggctgtagcaggctgtagCAAAAGGAGAACAAGCATGTCAACCCTGCCCACTAGGAATAGCCACACATGTAAAGGATTAACAGGACGTCAACTCTTATGTTCGCTACAACATTGTTTTTTTCAAGGGTATACAGAAGGTCCTGTTAACCCATTAACAGGGCTTTCAACTATTACtttccagcattttttttaaagggaagctatcagcaatttagaagtatctaaccttctgatatctCCCTACAGCGCATggggcaccaaggatgaaagtacatttcttaccttcatcctcagcaccatatTCAGGGTATTTTCATTTTCAGGGCAGTTGATTTTATATGCTAACGAGGCATATTGGTGCCCTTAGTGCACGATCTACCCCTTGCCCACCTGCTCTACTGATATCCATTAGGAGGGTGGTTTGGCCAGGGGAGGATCTTTGTATTCGGTGCACCCCAGAGCACCAATTCACCTGATTAGTATAGAAGACAAAACTCCAAAGATCATGGAAGCGGCGCAGAGGATGATGGTGAGAATTTACTTACATTCTCAGCGTCCCGTGCGCTACagagacatattagcaggttagatgcttctaacctgctgatagtttcccttcaagATTAATGTTTCTGTAAGTTAAATATATTGTATTAAAACTGTGCACATACCTGCTTTTCATACTCTTTCAGAAGTTTAGATGTCAGGTGAGTGGCTGCACTTAATTCATTCTGGTGAaacaaaataacaattaaattacaCTTAAATAGTCAAGATTTCGAACCATAAATTTAATAATAGAATCTGTAATATATTGTTCAGAATCCCATGTGATGACCTGACACTATAAAAACATCATATCCTAGGGTTGATATTTACTTACTATGGATTCATTGACTGAAGGTTGTTCCCAGGATCTACTACGCATGTCCACTGACCTTTCCCCTGATAACCTGAGGTTGTGCCCCCAAGGTGTGATGTTGGGACCCCTATTCCTACCAATCAAACATATACGCTGTCCTGTAGTTAGGTGATAAATCTTTCCAGCTGAAATATCCTTACACAACTGATATAACCCAGTAATACTCAGATCCTTATAATAACACCAATGCTATGATAGCAGATCATAACTCATCTTGTAACAAAAGGAAGTGAAATCTTGAAGTTGGGTAACCACAAGACTGCTATACAGCCACTTATTATCGCTTACCACAACTTCTCTTACGCAGGTTTAGATTTGTGGTTGCATATTATATACATAGTGTCACGTAAAAGATCAAAATATTACTGGGTTTTGAAGGCCCAGTTCTTGGTATTGTGTTCATCAGTAAAGACGAGATGAGATGATTCTGgagaccagggctgtggagtcggagtcgtggagtctgagttggagctagttttggctggagtcggagttggactgggagctagctttggctggagtctgagtcggaaaacaaaatgtacagactccgactccagctttaaaaaaaatctttaaaaaatgtagaattgaattttgatatgaattttacaagttttgctcactaatatatattatgagcaacattgtaataggacactggcccgattacataagggtggtcgcggaatatattagtaataggacactggccctattacgtaagggtggtcagggaatgtatcagtaataggacactggccctattacataagggtggtcggggaatatattagtaataggacactggccctattacataagggtggtcgggggaaaagttgtcggtcactatttggcagtttgtttctgtgctggaagagtccattgtgtggggggagatctgtgcggttctcttcctggatgctggatgactgtatatgagcagcagtgtaatatggagatatcctgtgtaatatagaggaggaggagaagacataagtagtgtagcagtaacatctgtcctcagtgtggtgttttctctctgggagaagattgtgagtttttcttcagtgttctatggctgcaactgtgtgtgtgtgtgtgtgtgtgtgtgtgtgtgtgtgtgtgtgtgtgtgtgtgtgtgtgtgtgtgtgtgtgtgtgcgcgcgcgcgctatggctgcagtaggctgtgtgtgtgctatgactacagcaagctgtgtgtgtgtgtgtgctatggctgcagaaagctgtgtgtgtgagtgcacactatggctgcagcaggctgtgtgtatgtgtgctatggccgcagcaggctgtgtgtgtgcgtgtgctatggctgcagcaagctgttcgtgtgtgcgctatggctgcagcaggctgtgtgtgtgtgtatgctatggttgcaacaggctgtgtgggtgtgtgtgtatgctatggctgcagcaggctgtgtgtgtgcgtgctattgcgtgcccccacagagaccttctatatcactgtgtgacctctttatcactatgtgtgacccctctctttatcactatgtgtgacccctctctttgccactatgtgtgacccctctctatatcactatgtgtgaccccctgtatatcacagggatctggcattgttagcactgtttctttaagtatggtgaatatttagttagaaacatagaagattgtcagcaggaaaagaccacctgctccatctagtctagttctgagttgttcaggacatg is a genomic window of Dendropsophus ebraccatus isolate aDenEbr1 chromosome 4, aDenEbr1.pat, whole genome shotgun sequence containing:
- the APPL1 gene encoding DCC-interacting protein 13-alpha codes for the protein MLGTDKLPIEETLEDSPQTRSLLGVFEEDAAAISSYCSQLYHAMRRIYDAQNELSAATHLTSKLLKEYEKQRFPLGGDDEVMTSTLQQFSKVIDELSSCHAVLSTQLADAMMFPISQFKERDLKEILTLKEIFQIASNDHDVAINRYSRLSKKRENEKTKFEATEDVYTARKKQHQTMMHYFCALNTIQYKKKVAILEPLLGYMQAQMSFFKMGSENLNGQLEEFMSNIATSVQNVRREMDSDIETMQQTIQDMEVASEPMYLPDPDPKKLPVNRNLTRKAGYLNIRNKTGLVSSTWERQYFFTQGGNLMSQARGDVAGGLVMDIDNCSVMAVDSEDRRYCFQITAFDGKKSVILQAESRKDSEEWISTINNISKRIYLTENPEETAARVNQSAIEAVTPSPSFQQRHESMRPVQSRPRTTRTNSVGSVGSDSSALTALSLDSIVAPDTPIQFDIISPVSEDQSGQPRTPGQSGRRTNPFGESGEKSESEDSILHQLFIVRFLGSMEVKADDCPEVVYETMRQILAARAIHNIFRMTESHLLVTCDCLKLIDPQTQVTRLRFPLPNVVLYATHQENKRLFGFVLRTAGGRTEGRAVSVCYIFESNNEGEKICDSVGLAKQIALHAELDRRASEKQKEIEKVKEKQEKEMSKQKQIEKDLEEQSRLIAASNRPNQTGTEGHFVVLSANQSEEGDHSENGKKKGESEA